The genomic stretch attttagattccacatagaagtgctatcatatggtatttgtctttctcttcctgactgacttcacttagtgtgataatctctagttgcatccatgttgctgcaaatggcattatttcattcttttctatggctgagtattattccattgtatatatgaaccacatcttctttatccattcatctgtcagtggacatttaggttgtttccatgtcttgactactgtgaatagtactgctatgaacatagggcaAACCCAGATTTTTTTTGACTCTAAATCTTTCCCTGTCAATTACTATACTCTTCTGCATCCCCTAAGGCAAGCACCCACTATTCTAACATAGGAGTTTGAGGTGTGGTTGGCACTGAACGTGGAGGAGTGAATAAAATATGCGGTAAAACAGGAAGATATATATTCCGGGCAAAACGAATAGCCCAAGCAAAGATGGAAATATGGACAAATCCTGGGACTCTGCAGGTGGCAGCAGGGATGCCCACTGCACCAGTGAGTGTGTGGATGTGAATGGGGGGGGCTCAGTGTACAGAAATGTGAGGAAAGCCTAGGGAAAGAGTTACATatggagaggtggggagagattGAATATAGCTGTAATCTGAATCAGGCAGCGTACCTGTGGAAGTTTCTCAGCAAACCTGTGCATTGTCCGGATATCCAATGTTGTGAATTTTTGCAAAATTGTATccactttatacacacacacacacacacacacacacacacacggtaacAGTGAGGTCTGTCCTACAGAGAGTTGAGCTCAGCTAATTCAGAAGCTGTATGGTACAGCAGAGGTTCTCAAACGTCCATAAGCAGCCCCTGGGAAGCTTGTTAAAGCCCAGATTGCTGGGCACTAGCCCCAGAGATGCTGATTTTGtaagtctgggatggggcctgagaatttgcatttctaagcaGCTTCTGGGTGATGCTAATGCTGCCGTTCTGGGGACCAAGCTTTGCCTGGCATAGAGCGGTGTGTGCCTTTGCTATGAGTGAGAGGTGAAGAGGTTCCACATCTGAACGTTAAAATCATTAGCTTCCTGAGACCAATGTCACATCTGTGTTCCTGTCTccagctttgccctccccaccctgttCCTTTTCAGGCCCCACCCTGTAGCATATGGTCTTTCAAAAACAGGAGTCTGATTATGTCACTCTCCTTCTTAAAAATGTCACTGGTTCCCTAGGCCTTAGCGTCATAGGTGAAACCTTCCAGAGCCCTTCTTACCTCTTTAGTCCCTCCCGTTCTCCTTTATAGGACACCATATAGGTCCCTAAAACAAACCACATTGCCTTTGACCTACATCTGAAATGCCAATCTCCCTGGGCTCACCTCTCTTCATTTGGTTAAATTCCACTTCGCCTCCAAGTGTTATCCTCGAAATCAACTCCATGGGAAGGCCTTTTAAGACCTTGGGCAATGCCCCTCGAGGGCCTCTGTAAAATGCTCTTGCACCTTATAGAAATGGTCTGGTGACAAGGCTGAGCTCTCCACTAATCTGGGGACTCCTTGAAGGCAGACACTTAGTCTTGGCACTTAGTGCATGAATAAACAAGTTGATAAATTACAATTGAAGTAGTGTCATTTCAGACCCAGCAAGAATTAACCATCATACCTGTTCTTCTTGGGGTAAAGGATTATGTGCTTTCTTAGAGTCTGAGCTACCACGGGAAAAACTCACTCACAAATAGCATAAGGAAATGACAACATGCCATTAATAACCCAGAAGAAGCTGTATCTGTTTTAGGATTTTTCCATCTGGGCACTACAAACCAGAAAAGCAACTGTTTTGCCTCCacaaagaatgtatttttttttaacagcacaCTTTCTAAAAGGACACTCCTTCTGCTGCATTTTGATCTAACCTGATTTAATTTAAagtttggagatggggtctgaCCTTATCTATCAGTGGCTGAGCCGTTGTCTCATGGAAATACGGTTTGAAGTTCATTAATAGAGTAGCCTGTACATTATAAGTTAGAAGCTCTGGGTTATCACTGATGCTTGCAATTGCTATGGAAACTGGGTTCATATGCACCTTTCAAAGAGTCTGctttaaaacaggaaagaaaaaagaaaggaaaaagaaggctcCTTGCAAGAATAAGATATTATTACCCAGCATGCATAGGCAGGTTCAGTGATGCAAATATGCTCTGCCTACACAATGATAAAaccaattttttatatttttaagagctaataatatataactttatattagAGAACTGTGTTTATACTGGTGAGAAAAAATGCCTAAGGCAGCTTTCCCCCCCTCAGCCCACCACCCCACACCCCTgccacaaacacagacacacaccagcAATTTTCAGTTTTCCCCAGGCTTTTTGCAGCCTGTATCCTTAAATCTTCCAAAAGCCCCTGCACACGCAGCTTCAGCTGCTAAAGCCCAAGCGGTGTGGACACTGGCAAGGAGCTCAGCCTCTTCTACCCACACCCCATCGCCAACGAATGTGTATAAATGCTGCATCCTGTAGCTTATGGACTGACTTTTCTGTCATAAAGTGGTAGCACTAATTTGATCAAGTTTCTTATCAAAGATTTCTGCGTGTATTCTTCCCTACATCTGGATTTTGGAGGTTCCATCCCTCATCTCTCTCCTTGCCCACATTTCTCCCTAATCATCCTAATCATCCAAGTACGGTATTGTGTTGGGCAAACAATAGTGTGAGCAGTCATCAGAGCCCCTGGGGGAAAGTGTAGGCTGCTACCTGAGACTGGGGGACAGGGAGGCACACAGAAGTGGTTCCTGGGGATTAGCAGATAccctctactatatataaaatagataacaatgacctactatatagcatggggaactatattcaatatcctgtaataaacaggatttattacaatatatttatacattttatacaatatatttattttatacaatatatttattacaatatcctgtaataaaccataatggaaaagaatatatatatatttaattgaagtatagtatatagttatataactgaatcactttgctgtacaccagaaactaacacagcattgtaaatcaactatacttcaatttaaaaaaaaagcagcgtCTCTTGAGTGGTGTGGTCCTACACGGGACATCACCTCACTCCCCTGTGAATCCTAAATCATCTTTCCAGCCACCTCATTTTGTCTGCAttttctcttccccactcctCACTTCTGTCTCCACTTGCCAGCCTCTCGCCAAGGGGGGCCCTCCCCAAAGACCTGATTTGTCACCAGGGTAGCAGAGGAGTGGCAGGACTCTTAGACCATTTGTAAAACAGACAGGAACTGGCTCAATGGCCCAAGAAagtgacataatttttttttttttttgcggtacgcgggcctctcgctgttgtggcctctcccgttgcggagcacaggctccggacgcgcaggctcagtggccatggctcacgggcccaggcgctccgcggcatgtgggatcttcccaggccgcggcacgaacccgtgtcccctgtatcggcaggcggactctcgaccactgcgccatcagggaagcccagcgaCATAAAATTTTAACACAGTAGAAAAATTCAAGAGGTTTATGGTATTGAATGCTGTCATTACTTTCTCAGTATTTCCTACACACCTGGAGTCTTTCGTCCCCTTTTTTCTTTCcgttctcctttccttctgtcaCGCTCCAGTCTGACGTGCCTCTCCTGCTGCCACTCTCCTGGCCACTCTCCTGGCCttcctccacaccccctccccagccatctGGAGGAATGAAGGGATGAGGTTATGCACCTCTCTCCCCACAGCACATACCAGCACCCTCCCTGACCCAGGGTTTCAACAATGGCCCCAATGTTCCAGAAAAGGACAATACAGCTGCATAAAGCATGAGCCAACAAAAGGAAGCATGGTTTACAGTTCACATTTTACATAACTGCTTCGCTTCTGAGACAGAGTATCTACAATTCCTCATTCcaataagataaaaacaaaactctcagCATTGTCTAGTGGAAAAGGATTCTTCAAGAATGCAATGCAGAACCCTTTGTTACTCCCCTCTATGTGCTCATCTCTCTCTGTTTACCTCCCCACATGTGAATCCTGCTATGGTTTGCCCCCAGTCCCTTTTGTACTGCACTCCTCCCCAAGCCCAGCCAAGTGTGAGCTGGACCTCCTCTACTCCTGAACCAGATCAGGTCTCAAGGGCTAGGCTCCCTCTGTCCTCGCCTTCAGACAGGAGGACCTCACAAGAGACCAGAGCTCCTCTGAAGGCTGCTGCTCTCTCTGCAGGCATTTGGAAATCACTTCTTTGCTTTCAAGCAGTTACATGATCTAAACCAGGACTCATCCCTCTTTTAATACAGGCAGCTTCTTCCTCTTAAGGCTTCATAAATGATCATTTCAGAACCATACAGGTCTCCCCCACTGGACTCAGACCTCCTTAGGGGCAGAGGTTGTATTTCATTCATCTTTCTCTCCCTAGCCCCGGCTATTGCCTCTGACACGTGGCTGTACTTGGTAAATGTTTGTTCACTTGAAAGTACAATTGACAAATATGCTTTCACCCAGTGGCATCTTCCTGTGAGTGAATGTCTCAGGTTCCtggctgagcacaggctcagaataGGGGATGGGAGGAAGTAGCAGGAGGACTTAGGGCTCGGGGCAGTGTGTCAGAGGGCACGGGCAGTTCCTAGGTTGGAGAACATTCTCCTTAGACCGGTTGTACTTCTTAGCTGTACAGAAAAATAGCTCCTCCTACATTATCAGGACAGACGTGTGTGCTTaggggagggtgagagggggGCCTTCTATCACCATCAAGGACCTGCATTGAGCCAGTGTTGTATGGTGGGGAAAAGACCATGCCTGAGTCAGCCAGACAGGCCTGGGTGTGAATCCTGATTCTGCCACCTAGCAGCTATAGACTTGGGCCaattacataattttaattatttgaaattttctcatttctaaaacgGGCAAAATACTGTTTTAAAGGATCATTGGCATCATTCAATTTGATAAGGCTTTCAAAGCCCTGGTACCGAGTCTGACACATTGCATATACTCAATAAATGACAATTAGTAGTAGAGGCTGTGGTAGTAGTATTGCTTTAATTATTTGGTTGGGTGGAGAAGAGAACTCTTCTTTTCCTCATCATTTCTTCACTAAGATTTCGTGTCCTCTTGATGACAGTTCAGAGTTAATGACTCATTGAGAGCTAGTCCTGACTTTTAAAGCTAGTAAACTTAAacctccattcttcttttttttcctcctcattttttttcctctcctcccttcccaacTCTTCACTTCTGGGtacctctttctctcctttcatttttataatcccCCCCCCAAGTCAATatgtataccatgttcttcattTACTCTAAGGTGTGAAGGACTGATAAGTACTACAGTGTTAGTCCCAGGTGATATTTGCACAGAAAGAACAAAATCCTTTAAGTGAAAATATTAAGACACTTTGAGTTCAGTGTTCGTCAAATTGAGGTTTTAATTTAAAGGAACAAATTTAGTGGCTCTTactatcatttattaaaataatatcgTGCCTTATTACAACATGTTATTTAGTGTACTAAtgtagagggaaaaaatggaaataatttcaaagtctAGGGGGAAAATGCATTTGCTTTGACCTTCAAGTGGAAGTTACTTTTTTTTAGCAATCCATTTATACCATTTTCTGTCCCAGGTTTTAAATAGCCAGCCTGGCtgaatttaattcttaaaaatgagTGAACAAATGGTAACATCAAAGGAGTTAAGCAGAGGAGGTGATGCTGATAAAAAGTTGAAACTGGAACTGAACATTTTCAGATTcctttttccaaaggaaaatcaaacaaataataaagGTCCATTTTCTATGCATCCTAATGCCGTGTCACTTAATTAGGAAATCATgatgtggaaaaaaatgtctttctgGATTACATTTGACTAGGGTACCAAAAGCActatgaataaaaggaaaaactgataaactgaACCACATCAAAACTAAAaccttttgctctgcaaaagtaTCTGTAAAAGGATAAGGTACAGATTGTGAAAAATTTGCAAatcaaagaactctcaaaactgaacagtaaaataatcaaaaaatgggcaaaaggcatTTAAcagaagaggatatacagattgcaaataAGCACGTggaaagatgttccacatcattagCTATTAGCGAAAGGCAAAGTAAGACCTCAGgacacatttataaaaatgacctaaataaaaaatagtgacaacaccaaatgctggtgaggatgcagagaaactggaatgctcacacattgctggtgggaatgtaaaatggcacagtcaCTCTGAAAAACAtcttggcagtttcttaagaaACTGTAGCTACCATGTGAGCCAGCAATTGCACTACTCGGTATTTATCCCAGAAAAGTGAAAACTTaacgttcacacaaaaacctgtacatgagtGTTCATAGGAGCTTCATTTGTAATACCCAAACCTGGAACTAGTCCAtgtgtccttcagtgggtgaaagGGTGAAAAAACCTGGTACATCCCAGAAGGTTACAtgctatatgatttcatttatagaacattcttgaaatgacaaaattatagaaatggagaacacatgtggctataaaagggcaacatgagggattcttgtggtgatggaatgttctgtatcttttatttattattttttttgcggtacacgggcctctcaccgctgtggcctctcccgttgcggagcgcaggctccagacgtgcaggcccagcagccacggcccacgggcccagccgctccgcagcatgcgggatcctccaggTCCTGGGCACgaatccacatcccctgcatcggcaggcggactctcaaccactgcgccaccagggaagcccaatgttctgtatcttaattGTATTGACGTCAATATCCTGTTGTGACATTGTACTACCATTTTGCAATatgttaccactgggggaaactggATGAAGAGTACACAGCATCTCTATGTACTATTTCTCACAATAGCATGTGAACCCACAGTTATCTCAGTaaaaatttcaatgaaaaaaatggaaatacacaTAAAACCTTTGGGCTGACGTCTGTCTGTGTACATTCAGGAACTATGATCATGTCACTGGTTGCACAGGAGTcagttgtgaaaaaaaaaacctcagttcTCTAAAAGCTAATTAGGACAAATGATGAACTCATAATAGCAAATTATTTAGCAGGCTGTAAACCAAAAAGGTGTAGAAATGTAGCAGTTGGATTCTTTTTCCTGACTATAGCACTTCTGCTATTCAATCTATTTTCTCCACATATTAAAAGCCTGAAGAGGCCATGATGGTTGAAATAGAAGTGACATTACTGcaacaaataaaagaatatttgagAGAACGAAGAGTTTCTAATATTTTGACAATCTATGATACTCCATAAAGCCTTGTGCTGTGTATGCCCCAGGAGGACTGAGGAAACAAAGCGTGTAGAGGGTAAGACAGGTCTAAGGAACCACTTAGATAATATTAGACTTTTACAAATAATTGATATCAAATCTGCCCATCTAGtgcacaaaaacaaaatagacgTTGGCACCATTTTAACCTGATAATCCATGGAAAAAGGACTATGTTTTTATTGAGAAAGCATGCAATCATTTCCTTATAAACACTGAAAgcaaataaagggaaaatttaaaggtaaaatgtAACAATAACTCTTATAATATATCTCCTCTCAATTAAACAGGCCAATCACCCTAAAGGCAAGTATTTTTCAGCCTGAATATTTATCAGACTACATAATCCACTGTACCAATTGCATTTAGATTTTGTAACAAAACCTTTTCTATAAAAGTTAGTACAGCTAGAAGTGAATATAAATCAGTCCCCCTTTAAACATTCAACACATCGAAAGCTATATGCTACGTACATTAACCAACAGTTTTCTCAAAGTAATGGGGCTTTAGACGAATATCAGAATTGGTATTTGTGGCAAAGAACCAGACAGAATAGCAAGCAGGGATTTTTCCAGTTAACCTATTATCTTCTAAGTTTACCGTTTAATTATCGCAGTACAATTTAACTGATAAGTATTTCAGTACTTGAAGCATGAGCTCTACAGAACAAGAAGCCGCAGGTTATAGTAACAGGGTTTGGATCTGACAAACAATTGCAGCGTTGATCAAACGTTGTCTTCTCGTCGTTGAATGACTGGGTCTGCAGTTCCTCTTCGCTGGTGGGGCCGTCCTCTGATTCTTTCATGGTGGTAGTCTTGTCTTGGCTGGTGGCATGCCAACTTTCTTTGTTTTCGTCCTCAACCTCCTCACGTTGTAGATCTTTGGAAATCAGCTGTCTGGCCAATTTGATGTTCAGTCCTTGGTTGCAGTGAAGCTTCCTTTTCATTTCGAACTGACGCTGTTTCTCTTGTTTGTCCAGGAAGATTTTGCTGGTGTGCGCCCCATCCTTCTTCGGCTCCCGCACTGGATAGTTGAGCTCCGAGGTATCAGTGGTGGCTAATTTATTGGCTAAGCTGTCGAGGGTCATGGCTTCTTTAGTTTCGAAATCACTCTTTGCACCTCCTTCCTGTCCTCCTCCAGACCGAGCTGGCGAGCGCGGGGCTCATTCATCTTCATGAAATCGCAGTTTCTGTACGCTGGGCGGTAGGTCGCCAGGAAGTTCGACTCATCCCACTTCTGGGACTTCCCGGCCCTGGTGTCACAAAGTCCAACGCGGGTGATGCCACAGTGGTCCCCGCCGCCGTCAGCGCCGCCGTCAacgcctggggggaggggggaggggaggccaagAGGacctatgtttttgtttgtttgtttaatagtgTAAGACAGGAAATCTGCCTTCGTTGCACATGAAACGGGGAAGCACTGTGTTGTGAATTTCTCTATCCCCTGTCTGTGTGCAGGCGGACAGTGTAAAACGTATTTCTCCCTGGGGGTCACAGGCCAAAGTTTCAAAGCCACTCCTTGGGTTGGAAAGATTGGAGGCCTAGGGGCTAGAGGACCCTTCCTACCCTGACCCTCGGTTAAAGGTCCCAATGCCCAGCCACTTACACTGGCTGGGaactcctccctctgccccccaccccaatcctCCATGATCACATATTGTTTCTTCTCCTATCCAGCCCTTGGCTACTGGCTTAAATATTTCAAGAAACTCCAGTTCTGCCGCCACCCTGATTCAAGTCACCACCATCTGTGGTCGGGGTCACCGTCACAGCCTCTGAACTAGCCCTCACCCCCATCACCCCTCCTGCTGCCTTCCGACCTCTCATTCACCCTCTATTCAGTGTGGTCTTTTAAAAACGCCATCAAATCTTGTCGCATCTCTCTTTCAAACCCTTTAACGGCTGCCCCTTTTCTTTCACATAAAGACCCAAATCCAGAAGAGGCAGAAAGCAGCTCTATGATGGGCTCCCCCCGCACCCCAGTTCTCCGCACCCTGCCTCTAGCTTTGTATGCTGGCCTTTCGGTTCCAGGAGCgctctcctcccttcctgtccCAGAGTTTTTCCCTGGGTTCTTCCCACAGCCTGCAGTGCCCCTTCAGGTTTCAGCTCAGTCATGACTGCCTTACAAGAGCCTGTTTCCTGACCTCCAAAGCAGATAGGGTGCTTTCATGGCCTCTCTTATTGTCCTTGACAGCGCTCGGAGTTGTGGCAATTATGTTTATTATCTGTGTACACTAGATGGTCAATTCCAAGACACAGGGGAAGGTGTCTGTTTTTCTCAGGATTGTCTTCAGCTTCACAACATCATGCTGTagctggcatatagtaggtattaccacaatatttatggaatgaagaaTAAATGATAGGTGACAGGTAATTGGAAGACTGAGATTTGTGAGTGGAGAAAAGGGGGCTCCAGAGTTTTCACTGTCAGTTACAATTTGTTCAATCAGTCACATGAGAAAAACACCCCACATGTGGAAGTTGGGGACTGTCCCAAAGAGTGACTTCGGAACATTCTGTCTTTCACAGGCCTCATATTTCATAGGCAGTGACATtcttctcaaaaacaaaaaggaaattaagatccAGTTTCACATTTTACCCTCCAGGTAGCATTcacaagaggtttttttttccccccttctgaTAACATtttgcttcctcttctctccctcaacGTCTTTCTACATTTTAGAACCCAAAAGCAAAAGCATGAAAGAACCATAAAACTTTTACAAGGGTCTTAAGTACCTTAAGTTCAAGTTGTCCTGTATTCTCCAAAGTCCTACTAACTTCAGGAGCTCTGCAATCACTTTAAAACTGTGTTAttcatctcagaaaaagaatttccTGATACCAGTACTCTTTGAAAAAAGCTGTATTGTGTGGTAAGGGCTTTCAGGGATTCAAAAGCCGATCTTCAGGTCTACGGGAAAACCCTCCAGTATGTGAGGGGGCAAAAAAACCAACTTTCATTATTCAGAAATACTCCAGGCCACTCTTTTCAAAAACCTGCCTGAAAGGCAGCACAGGCCCGCACAAACGCAATTGGTCCTGGCTGGCAGGCACAGTGGGTCTGTGCATCTTTAGCTGTAAACAGGACGTTGAGGGAGACGCTGAAAATCCAAAAGCAAGATCCAGTGCATTGGGATTTTGCTTTTCAGTGTACACAGCACCCACCCCACATACTGTGATCTGAATATACAAGCTGTTCAAGATAGAATGAGTCAGCCCTCCCGAAGTTCTTGAGTTTTCTGAAATGCAGTAACACATTGGCGGTTCATGCTAGGGCAGGAGCACCGTGATTGTGACCTTCTGACCTGGGCcacagacaaaatattttaaagaaatcaccAGGTATTACAGATCTCAGTTGCACATTATTTAAAAGTAATCTCTTTCGCCTACCATTGGCTAATTATCTGCTTCATGAAAGTTGCCCtaagaaaaatccaaattttgAGTTTTTACCATCAAGCTAAAAACTCTCAATCTAGTCAACATTACCACAAGCCGAAAATTTAGAAAAGATCGGCATTCTTTCCAACATTCCTCTTTACACGATTCACTTGTTATTGCCCTAGGACAAGGGCTGAGCAGATAGGTCTGTGgttctaccacacacacacacacacacacacacacacacacacacacacacccgagaCTGACAAAAACTTTCCTAGTCAATGACACGTTATATGAAATTTAGATACAGACCTAGAAAGcccttctttcaacaaatatttagtgtgACCATTGACTGTATGTCCAGTAGGAGAACCTTCATTCTGAATGCACAAAAGTGAGGTTGTGCTTCAGTGGTCTTCAATGGGttaatatttgataaatacaTCTAAATATGCATGCTGTTCTATCAGCacagttttaaaatacatttaaaaagtcactGATATTTAAACTAACTGATTGTTAAGCCTTACGGTAGGTCACTCCATGGTTTCATTTCTTCCACTAAGAATCATTTCCCTTCCATGCAGCCATTCTCCAAATGCGGTAAATACAGGAATTGGTTCAAAAGGAGAACTAAGCCAGGAACCAGAAATTCTCAACCAAAGATTGGAACACCTAAGAAACCAAAAGCTACCATAAACAAGGAAGGTATCCCAGATGTCCTACTGGGTGCCATTGGTGAGAAATTAGTAAAACAATGAGAAGCAGTCAGCTTTTTTGGGACCAATCATGCTGCCAGAAGTGGAGATTAATACTAGTTCAGCCATGTAGCATCTGAAGGTGTACATCAGTCCACCCAAGAATTGTCCACAGTACTTGGAGAATTATGCTGGATATtgtgtaatataaaaataaaagtgctatttggttttgaatctatatttctctctctcatattcCAAACCCAAATTTCTGATATTCTATTAAATATCCCTGCCTTAGATTGGGTTCCCTTAGAAGCTGACCCTGAGACAAGGACTCGAGTGCAAGTAGCTTACTCAGGAGGAGATTTGCCGAAAATACTGGTAGGGGATGggggaagtgagacagagaagggCAGGAGGCAAAGGATGCATTGGAAAAGCAGTTCCTACTGTAGGCAACTAGAGCTTAATGCTCCTGAGAAACTCTAGAAGTCAATGTAGAAGAGTTACCCCCATGGCCTACCTCCACCCCACTGGCGAAGGAGCTAGAGTTTATTTATACATCACTTGCTGCCATCTGGACTTCAGGcctgctgggagaggggaggggcatgAATCCCTTGCACTCTGGATTCCTGGTGGAGCCTGGGGAGTGGATGGCCAACTTACTGATGCATGCAGACTCGTGTTGGCTTCTTTCCTGCCCTGTTTCACAAGCCCTCTCCTGCTATCCTGCCCCCTGGGATCACAGTCCCAAATGAAAGCCTTTTTCTCCGGCTCTGCTTTTGCAGGAGGAACCCAAACTAAGAGAAGGATTGTGTACTTCATCGTTAATTCCTGAACAGTCATTGGCACATGTCCATATTCTGCGGCAGATGTC from Phocoena phocoena chromosome X, mPhoPho1.1, whole genome shotgun sequence encodes the following:
- the PPP1R2C gene encoding LOW QUALITY PROTEIN: protein phosphatase inhibitor 2 family member C (The sequence of the model RefSeq protein was modified relative to this genomic sequence to represent the inferred CDS: inserted 1 base in 1 codon) encodes the protein MEDWGGGQREEFPASVSGWALGPLTEGQGVDGGADGGGDHCGITRVGLCDTRAGKSQKWDESNFLATYRPAYRNCDFMKMNEPRARQLGLEEXQEGGAKSDFETKEAMTLDSLANKLATTDTSELNYPVREPKKDGAHTSKIFLDKQEKQRQFEMKRKLHCNQGLNIKLARQLISKDLQREEVEDENKESWHATSQDKTTTMKESEDGPTSEEELQTQSFNDEKTTFDQRCNCLSDPNPVTITCGFLFCRAHASSTEILIS